A DNA window from Oscarella lobularis chromosome 8, ooOscLobu1.1, whole genome shotgun sequence contains the following coding sequences:
- the LOC136189868 gene encoding uncharacterized protein, producing MMSASDSVQASEASSVATVAKVLLEMRSQSYTFRLKKFGADASLGRHPFSILNDDHMDWSFISGYRLLAFDSPVDGAGLFSVELEECSEAVNRLSRFINECAAKQIEMPEINGEFDVHRFLAKNVIYPLTGYCCLSSSNNKKAKDKKPSLYGDVKVKGTGLGDGLYTWHGYLDMISKITVENDHCGATSVAVAQPSLNGSLSSEEGCEVKPQNEELRKHLAQTAAQTIVYSFVHHQRRPHENTLVPGILINMNSFLVVMYDCVNDILLELTKSVTFLSDAGEFSLASIAFLWTVLHHSLFLNSIAYKETTGESKSQFLRLAEDRQVKQHYTKLAHYNRTSTSRKSYPDPEFFRFSCRPPDVELCPRKRRSTESATTEKKTKTDLTN from the exons ATGATGTCGGCCTC AGATTCCGTACAGGCAAGCGAGGCGTCCAGCGTGGCGACCGTTG CTAAGGTCCTTTTGGAAATGCGTTCGCAGAGTTACACGTTTCGTTTAAAAAAGTTCGGGGCCGATGCCTCTCTTGGACGTCACCCATTCTCAATTTTGAACGACGATCACATGGATTGGAGTTTCATTTCGGGATATCGTCTCTTGGCCTTTGATTCTCCCGTAGACGGTGCCGGTCTCTTCTCTGTCGAACTCGAAGAGTGCTCAGAAGCAGTAAATCGCCTATCTCGATTTATTAATGAATGTGCAGCGAAACAAATCGAGATGCCAGAAATAAATGGAGAATTTGACGTGCATCGTTTTCTGGCAAAGAACGTCATTTATCCGTTGACTGGCTACTGCTGTCTTTCTAGCAGCAATAACAAGAAggcaaaagacaaaaagCCATCATTATACGGTGATGTCAAGGTAAAGGGCACCGGATTGGGAGACGGACTTTATACTTGGCACGGATATTTGGATATGATATCAAAAATTACAGTTGAAAATGATCATTGTGGGGCAACATCCGTCGCGGTGGCGCAGCCATCACTGAATGGCAGTTTGTCGAGTGAAGAAGGCTGTGAAGTGAAGCCACAAAACG AAGAGCTAAGGAAGCATCTGGCTCAAACTGCTGCACAGACTATCGTCTATTCATTCGTTCATCATCAACGGCGTCCTCACGAAAATACCCTTGTTCCAGGAATACTCATAAATATGAACTCGTTTCTTGTCGTCATGTATGACTGCGTGAATGACATTCTACTGGAACTCACGAAAAGTGTCACATTTTTGTCTGACGCGGGTGAATTCAGTTTAGCGTCTATTGCTTTTCTTTGGACAGTGTTGCACCATTCACTATTTCTAAATTCGATTGCGTATAAAGAAACAacaggagaaagcaaaagccAGTTTCTGCGTTTGGCAGAAGATCGTCAAGTGAAGCAGCATTACACCAAGCTTGCGCACTACAACAGGACATCTACGAGCCGCAAATCCTATCCAGATCCTGagttttttcgcttttcgtgCCGTCCGCCGGATGTGGAGCTATGCCCACGAAAAAGGAGGTCCACCGAATCAGCCacgacggagaagaagacaaaaactGATTTAACTAATTAA
- the LOC136190765 gene encoding leucine-rich repeat-containing protein 1-like, translating into MGTTYSCVRAQERPIEANYEHFNLVAVPEEIFGHEKFLRLLALNHNTIKDLPKSLFNFTQLVRLDVSDNEIETLSSNVANLVYLEDLDISRNGIADIPDDIRNCKCLRRIDVSANPIGRIPDGFTHLTALREIYLNDIFLEHLPDNIGNLSCAEILELRENQLTMLPPSISELKYLKRLDLGNNHFEDLSSVIGHLISLQELWLDCNALRLLPNEICSLTRLNFLDVSENLLEALPRDIHALERLEDLHANDNQLKQLPENFGGLGRLTVLKLENNFLVALPRSIGSLMRLTEFNVSQNQLQHFPPSIGFLHSLLTMIADGNKITSLPPELGSCQSLTVLSLRNNNLRKLPRDIGRLANIVVLALSGNRLEYLPSSLLGLTNLSALWLSENQAKPLIPLQHDRDQYTGEKILTCFMFPQTGKEKLVGVPRFPYRDDVGGGASGMGGSGQESKRNSTIMFNIQEEQQRTSSNRSGQYPKDVIERHPPHHPPLHHPRQQQQQQQQQQSRSSHRQLQQQQQQQGGVSTTQRPLSYLRSVGTIDDYSEGEEIDVHRPLPPSMATASEPQMNGHVMLNNAIPHMRSNPTLNPQNETFPEQLPRQPIAKSSLQNVSAAMMEDYDRSGSRRRMASDSIVRTGHRGLPSASRPLWPEEVHHSSAAALAASGTGTSGSGSRQRPMYLRERQTSLPSLDQLPFRHQPPPPQHYADYDHLNPVGSSSRLDGNRGGGGGASSFQHSHHRLESPPPWWSSPSSSGDHLERRSAGTREMSPLASAAGINDAIPWENPIRKNGGFPNPMVGVRMTEDSGHGTNDTEDVEIEGQIIYVDIVRDPRLGFSISGGTDSLGDPCRPKDTGVFVTKIASDGPAAMSGQLQIGDKILEVNGEPLLSVTHRRAIEVLQRTGKHVCLKIERLPRNDAQQGTLL; encoded by the exons ATGGGAACGACGTATAGCTGCGTGCGAGCGCAAGAGCGCCCGATCGAAGCCAATTACGAACACTTCAATCTTGTCGCCGTTCCCGAAGAGATATTCGGCCACGAGAAATTCCTTCGCTTGCTCGCGCTCAATCACAATACGATCAAGGACCTTCCTAAG TCTTTGTTCAATTTCACACAATTGGTGCGACTCGACGTGAGTGATAATGAGATCGAGACGCTTTCGAGCAACGTCGCTAATCTCGTCTATCTCGAAGACCTCGATATCAGCCGAAACG GAATAGCCGACATACCGGATGACATACGAAACTGCAAGTGTctgcgtcgaatcgacgtgaGCGCTAATCCAATCGGACG GATTCCGGACGGTTTCACGCATTTGACGGCGCTTAGAGAGATTTATCTCAACGATATCTTTCTCGAACATTTGCCTGATAATATTGGAAA TTTGAGTTGTGCTGAAATTTTGGAATTGAGAGAAAATCAGCTGACAATGTTACCGCCGTCAATTTCCGaattgaaatatttgaaaAGACTCGACTTGGGAAATAATCATTTTGAAGACTTG TCTTCCGTAATTGGCCATCTAATTTCCCTGCAAGAACTTTGGCTTGATTGCAATGCTCTACGTCTCTTGCCTAAC gaaATTTGCTCATTAACTCGATTGAATTTTCTCGACGTTTCGGAAAATTTGCTGGAAGCACTTCCGAGAGATATTCACGCGTTGGAGCGTTTGGAGGATTTGCATGCGAATGATAATCAACTCAAACAATTGCCAGAGAATTTCG gGGGTTTGGGTCGGCTGACCGTTTTGAAATTagagaataattttttggtTGCTCTTCCGAGATCAATTGGAAG TTTGATGCGTCTGACGGAATTTAATGTATCTCAAAATCAACTTCAA CACTTTCCTCCCTCAATTGGCTTTTTGCATTCTCTTTTGACAATGATAGCGGATGGCAACAAAATAACGAGTCTTCCACCGGAa TTGGGAAGTTGCCAGTCATTGACCGTTCTCTCTCTTCGAAATAACAATCTTCGAAAACTGCCCAGAGATATTGGTCGATTAGCGAATATTGTCGTTCTAGCGCTCAGCGGAAACCG GCTTGAATATTTGCCGTCATCTCTGCTTGGATTGACCAATCTTTCGGCGCTGTGGCTATCCGAGAACCAG gctAAACCATTGATTCCTCTTCAACACGATCGAGATCAGTATACGGGTGAGAAAATCCTCACGTGCTTCATGTTTCCTCAAACGGGAAAAGAGAAACTGG TGGGTGTTCCTCGTTTTCCGTATCGCGATGACGTGGGCGGTGGCGCGAGTGGCATGGGAGGATCGGGGCAGGAGAGCAAGCGCAACAGCACAATCATGTTTAATATTCAAGAGGAACAACAGCGCACGTCCTCCAATCGCTCGGGCCAATATCCCAAGGATGTCATTGAGAGACATCCTCCTCATCATCCGCCGCTCCATCATCCGaggcaacagcaacagcaacagcaacagcaacagtcGAGATCTTCGCACAGACAGttgcaacagcaacagcaacagcag gGGGGCGTGTCTACTACTCAACGTCCTCTCAGCTATTTGCGAAGTGTCGGAACTATTGATGATTAttcagaaggagaagaaatcgatgtGCATCGTCCCCTTCCGCCCTCCATGGCAACCGCGTCCGAACCTCAAATGaatggtcacgtgatgcTAAACAACGCGATTCCGCACATGCGCAGCAATCCCACTTTAAATCCTCAAAACGAAACATTTCCCGAGCAGTTGCCACGGCAACCAATTGCAAAATCATCGCTACAGAACGTTTCCGCCGCCATGATGGAAGATTACGATAGAAGcggaagtcgacgtcgaatggcAAGCGATTCAATCGTAAGAACGGGTCAcag AGGGTTGCCAAGTGCTAGTCGACCTCTGTGGCCAGAGGAAGTGCATcattcgtcggcggcggcgttggcAGCATCCGGGACTGGAACTTCTGGGTCTGGGAGTCGTCAGAGGCCAATGTATTTGAGGGAAAGACAGACGAGTTTGCCGTCATTGGATCAGCTTCCGTTTCGACatcagccgccgccgccgcaacaTTACGCCGATTACGATCATCTTAATCCAGTCGGTTCTAGTTCACG ATTGGACGGAaatcgcggcggcggcggcggagcttCTTCCTTTCAGCATAGCCACCATCGATTGGAGAGTCCGCCGCCTTGGTGGAGTTCTCCTTCGTCTAGTGGCGATCATTTGGAGCGAAGGAGCGCGGGGACTCGTGAAATGAGTCCTctcgcgtcggcggcgggaaTAAACGATGCGATTCCGTGGGAAAATCCTATTCGAAAG AATGGAGGCTTTCCTAATCCCATGGTGGGAGTGCGCATGACCGAAGATTCGGGGCACGGAACAAACGACacggaagacgtcgaaatcgaggGACAAATc ATCTATGTTGACATTGTACGGGACCCTCGCCTTGGCTTCAGCATTTCCGGTGGAACGGATTCCCTAGGAGATCCCTGTAGACCCAAAGATACC